A region from the Metarhizium brunneum chromosome 7, complete sequence genome encodes:
- the Gid4 gene encoding Glucose-induced degradation protein 4 gives MPTPSPNQPPDQPPSASPYPFSTCPDDILHTTRHDLDNHSGPAPDGLSPANFGLESQRSMQRTVETATDNRASESPSSRDTTVSPAPQTSTTAVTSPESRGIDAGHTMKNPELGPDGPTPHTASSRPSQSLEQSPKDLGGPDLAMFEEEDVACTPPSMGSDYSSARAIPFAPLSFLQPGSRFHGTQQSERQVYDVQVEIKHVDMRESFLCGYLRIQGLTEDHPTLTTYFEGEIIGSKYSFFTQHEDWGANMRVDLSHWAKFNAFRPFQKHARKGPVTIPDVTQRENIFMRWKEHFLVPDHRVRTITGASFEGFYYICFNQLKGEVSGIYFHSKSEKFQQLELKHVPNRGCFSATEFR, from the exons ATGCCGACACCGTCACCGAATCAACCTCCGGATCAACCACCATCGGCCTCTCCGTACCCTTTCTCAACCTGTCCCGACGACATTCTCCATACAACACGTCATGACTTGGATAATCATTCAGGCCCAGCTCCCGATGGACTATCACCGGCCAACTTTGGGTTGGAATCACAAAGATCAATGCAAAGAACAGTGGAAACCGCCACTGACAATCGCGCATCAGAGTCTCCATCCTCAAGAGATACTACAGTCTCCCCAGCGCCACAAACCAGTACCACTGCAGTCACATCACCAGAATCTCGTGGAATAGATGCTGGACACACAATGAAGAACCCAGAGTTGGGTCCGGACGGCCCAACTCCGCACACGGCCAGTTCAAGGCCGAGTCAGTCGCTAGAGCAGTCTCCAAAGGATCTGGGAGGACCAGACTTGGCAATGtttgaggaagaggatgtcGCATGCACTCCACCGTCCATGGGATCCGACTACTCCAGCGCTCGG GCTATACCGTTTGCACCGTTGTCCTTCTTGCAGCCAGGCAGCAGATTTCATGGAACACAACAGTCAGAACGCCAAGTATATGATGTCCAGGTGGAAATCAAACATGTCGATATGCGCGAGTCCTTTCTGTGCGGATACTTGCGCATTCAAG GTCTCACTGAAGACCACCCGACTTTAACAACCTATTTCGAAGGAGAAATTATCGGATCGAAATACAGCTTCTTCACCCAGCATGAGGACTGGGGGGCGAACATGAGGGTTGATCTTAGCCATTGGGCAAAGTTCAATGCGTTTCGGCCGTTTCAAAAGCATGCGCGCAAAGGTCCAGTAACTATTCCTGATGTAACACAAAGAGAGAACATCTTTATGCGATGGAAGGAACATTTCCTGGTGCCTGATCACCGGGTTCGGACCATTACTGGAGCCAGTTTTGAGGGCTTCTATTATATTTGTTTCAACCAGCTCAAGGGGGAGGTCAGCGGGATTTATTTTCATTCAAAGAGCGAAAA ATTCCAGCAGCTCGAGCTGAAACACGTCCCAAATCGAGGATGCTTCAGCGCTACAGAGTTCCGGTAA
- the MAGO2 gene encoding Protein mago nashi 2, which yields MLPVCVSSSIVEEIKRIIKTSEIIKEDDSKWPQKNKDGRQELEIRLGNDHISFETAKIGSLVDVTESADPEGLRVFYYLVQDLKALVFSLIALHFKIKPI from the exons ATGCTGCCAGTGTGTGTAAGCTCATCTATTGTGGAAGAGATAAAACGCATTATCAAAACGAGCGAAATTATCAA AGAGGATGATTCCAAGTGGCCACAGAAGAACAAAGATGGCCGCCAAGAATTGGAAATCAGACTTGGGAACGACCATATTTCATTCGAG ACCGCCAAGATAGGATCATTAGTCGACGTGACCGAGTCCGCCGATCCCGAAGGCTTACGAGTTTTCTATTATCTGGTTCAAGATCTGAAAGCACTTGTCTTCAGTCTAATAGCACTTCATTTCAAAATCAAGCCTATATAA